From Methanobacterium bryantii, a single genomic window includes:
- a CDS encoding HVO_A0114 family putative DNA-binding protein, whose protein sequence is MIHITLERKITGSELIKDFEYEYKSLENLKKLLEEDPENVLLQLNLDDWKYHLNHPDAEVKDERRILTHEMPIDDLELILMDHIKNKNPKSVEELAEMVHEDVKKVHSKLEGLEEAGFIILHREQKDNVTPALRYNSIKITI, encoded by the coding sequence ATGATACATATAACACTTGAAAGAAAAATAACCGGAAGCGAACTAATTAAAGATTTTGAATATGAATATAAATCGCTTGAAAACCTTAAAAAACTGCTTGAGGAAGATCCAGAAAACGTACTTCTTCAATTAAACCTTGATGACTGGAAATACCATTTAAACCATCCAGATGCTGAAGTTAAAGATGAAAGAAGGATATTAACCCATGAAATGCCCATAGATGACCTTGAATTAATACTGATGGACCATATAAAAAATAAAAATCCAAAATCAGTAGAAGAACTCGCTGAAATGGTACATGAAGATGTTAAAAAAGTTCATTCAAAACTTGAAGGGCTGGAAGAAGCAGGGTTCATAATACTGCACAGAGAACAAAAAGATAATGTGACACCTGCTTTGAGGTACAACAGCATAAAAATTAC
- a CDS encoding nucleotidyltransferase domain-containing protein — protein MIEMNRKQIAEEFSKSIDYPEIDKIILFGSVARGEDTEESDIDLLIVSGKKRETKDKLMRKVSDTLLKFGVYISAKVISKEEYENLENTHFISNIKREGVVLG, from the coding sequence ATGATTGAAATGAACCGAAAACAAATAGCAGAAGAATTCTCAAAGTCTATAGATTATCCTGAAATAGATAAGATAATATTATTTGGTTCTGTGGCTCGTGGAGAAGATACAGAAGAGTCGGATATTGATCTTCTCATAGTTTCGGGTAAAAAGCGGGAAACTAAGGATAAACTCATGAGAAAAGTCAGTGATACACTGCTTAAGTTTGGAGTTTACATTTCTGCCAAGGTCATTTCAAAAGAAGAATATGAAAACCTGGAAAACACTCATTTTATCTCC
- a CDS encoding zinc ribbon domain-containing protein produces MTKECSNCGAQVAENVKFCTECGGKMEQEALKCPSCSAELPEGTKFCMECGTKVGAEPRAKPKIETAPKEAVCPKCRKKFPAGTKFCKECGTPIKPQVSGKKKPEDEVDKILKEATTAGKGLLKEADSLLKRFR; encoded by the coding sequence GTGACAAAAGAATGTTCAAACTGCGGCGCTCAAGTTGCAGAAAATGTTAAGTTTTGTACGGAATGCGGTGGTAAAATGGAACAGGAAGCGCTGAAATGCCCGAGCTGTTCTGCAGAACTGCCTGAAGGCACCAAATTTTGCATGGAGTGCGGTACAAAGGTCGGGGCCGAGCCAAGGGCTAAACCTAAAATTGAAACCGCACCAAAAGAAGCTGTCTGCCCTAAATGCCGTAAAAAGTTCCCAGCCGGCACTAAATTCTGCAAAGAGTGCGGAACTCCTATTAAGCCGCAAGTTTCAGGGAAAAAGAAACCTGAGGACGAGGTGGATAAAATCCTTAAAGAAGCTACAACTGCGGGTAAAGGTCTCTTGAAAGAGGCTGACAGCCTGCTTAAAAGGTTCAGATGA